The Lacticaseibacillus rhamnosus DNA window GCTTTGCCGTGTGGGCATACTGCCGCGTGCCTGCTCCGGTGATAAGTAATGGACAGAGCCTAACAGAGAGTTGGTCATCGTCATTGAATTTTCCGATAACGCTACCGCAATGCCAAAATCGGTAATCTTGGCGTTACCATCCGGATCAATCAAAATATTTTGCGGTTTTAAATCACGATGGATAATATTGTGGTCATGCGCGGTCTGAACGGCTGACAAGATCTGTTCCATCATATCGACAACGCGTTGATAAGGAATCGGGAAGTGTTCAACGATATAGTGTTTCAAATCAGAGCCTTTGACATACTCCATCACCAAAAACTGCTGGCCGTGACTTTCACCCACATCATAAATCGACACAATATTGGGATGGACCAATTCACTTGTCGCCATGGCTTCACGCTGAAATCGGCGCACCGTATCCGGGTCATTTTGAAGATCAAGCCGTAAAACTTTGACCGCAACATCACGGTCAAGGATCAGATCGCGTGCCAAATAAACGTTGGCCATACCGCCTTCGCCTAACGTTTTGATGAGCTTATAGCGTTCATTTAAAATCGTCCCCGGCTCGATCATGACGGTTCCCTCCGATCCTGATGAATGATCAAAGCAGTGATATTGTCCGGACCCCCGGCAGCATTAGCCCGTAGAATTAGCTCCTGGGCCTTGCTTCCAATTGGCATATCCTGACGTAAAACTGCCGCAATGGCTTCATTATCGACCATATTCGTTAACCCATCCGAGCACAGCAGCAAATAATCATCAAATTCCATATCATAAATTGTCACATCTGCGTCAACATCGCTGCTAACTCCCAGCGAACGGGTGATCACGTTGCGTTGGGGAAAACGTTTGGCTTCTTCAGGGGTTAATTCACCATGTTTGACCAATTCGTTAACCAAACTATGATCCTCGGTAATCTGAACCAGATGCCCGTTGCGATATAAATACCCGCGCGAATCCCCGATATTGGCAACGACAAAACGGGTACCGCTAATGATCACTGCTACAACCGTTGTACCCATACCAGATAAGTCAGTATATTGTTTAGCCTTTTGCAGAATCATGTCATTTTCCTGCTGCAACTCAAAAATAAGCCAGCGGACGATGGACTCAATCTCGGCAGTGTCGGTTTTTTCAAAAGCATAGCCGAGATGGGAGACGGCCATTTCACTCGCCACGTCCCCGCCGCGATGGCCTCCCATTCCATCAGCCACTAAAGCAAGCGTGGCCTCAGACTGATTCTTAAAGATGCCAACATAATCCTGGTTATTTGGCCGGCGCCGACCAATATCGGTGCGATAAGCAAACTCCATACATACCCCTCATTTACGGCGAATCAGACTGGCGATGAAAAAGCCATCGGTATCATAATCGTCGGGAAATAATTGCAAAGCTGGTGCGCCATGCGTTTTGGCAAGTGGTTTTAGCGTCAAAACAGGTACCTGTTCGAACTCGGGATGCGTTGCTAAGAAGTGGGCCACCACATCCTGATTTTCCTCTTTTACCATTGTACATGTACTATACGTCAAGCGGCCACCGATTTTTAAAGTAGGTGCAACACTATCGAGAATCGCCAACTGAATTTTTTGCAGGTGTTGCAAGTCTTCAGGCTGTTTTGTGTACTTGATCTCGGGTTTACGCCGAATGAGCCCTAACCCGGAACAAGGTGCATCTACTAAAATTTTATCGAAAGACTCAGCAGCAAAGTTAGCCGCAACCTGACGCGCATCCATCACCTGTGCCGCCACGCGATCATCAAGGTCTAACCGCTTAGCATTTTGTTGAATCAAGCGGACTTTATTGGCGTGCAGATCCAAGGCAGTGACCCGCCCGCCTTGGTCAGGATCCAGATACTGGGCAATGTGCGTGGTTTTGCCGCCAGGAGCTGCACACGCATCAAGAACCTGATCGCCTGGTTGTACATCCAGACTCGGCGCCACAAGCATCGAGCTTTCATCCTGCATGGTATACAGACCGTCCGCAAATTCCCGGGTGCCAGCTAAATGACCGCCCGGCGCAACTAGGCCAACTGGCGTGAGCGGACTTTCTTTTAACGCTGGAAATTGAGGCTGCAACGCCTTCAACAAAGCTGCCGCCGTTGTTTTCGTTGTGTTGACGCGAATCGAAGCATGGGCCGGCTGGTTAATGGCTGCTAGAATCTTGGCGGTCTTTGTCTCGCCTAGCTGTGCTTGCAGCTTTTTTACCAGCCAAACCGGCGTACTGCTGGTAATCGCCAAGCGTTGAATCGGATCAGCAATTGTCATCGGATCGGGGTAACCACTGCGCTGTGCCTGCCGTAAAACACCGGTCACAAATTTAGCCACCCCTTGATGGCCTAATTTTTTAGCGATTTCCGTACTGTCAAAGAAAACCGCTCGTGCCGGCACCTTATCTAAATACTGCAGCTGATACACTGACGTCTGCAACAGACAACGCACCCAAGTATCTAATTGTCGTGTTTTAACAAACGGCGCCAAAAGATAATCCAGCGTCAATTGGTGCTGAATCACGCCATAGACAATGTTTGTCAGTAAACCGGCGTCACGCGAATCCAGCTGATATTTGGTGATCACGTGATCGAGCGTCAGGTTGGAATAGCCGCCTTTACCCATGACGCGGGTTAAGGTTTGAACGGCTAACAGTCGCGGATTATTCGGGGTCATCGGTGATCACCTGCTGTCCCACGGTTAAATCGCGGCCAGGGCCGTTCAAATAGTCCGCAATATGCTGTTTGCTTTTCCCGGCTGGCTGGAGCTCATCAATTTGAAAGGTACTCTGTTTGCCCGCCGCGATGACGAGTTGATGCTTGCTGCGTGCGACCACGCTGCCAGCAGGCAAGTTTGTGGTCGCAGTTAATGGTGTGATGGCCCAAAGCTTGGTTCGTTGGCCGTTCATATAAACATACCCGCCGACTTCTGGCCGCAAACCACGTACCCATTGATCCAATGCTCGCGCCGACAAGTGAATATCAAGGTGCTCCTGCTCTTTGGTGATGGTCGGGGCAAACGTGACTTTCTCGGGATCCTGTGGTGTACGGATGGCGGTTTGGTCAATAATCTTCGGCAAGGTTGCCAATAACAAATCACGGCCCAATAAAGATAACTTTGCAAACACAGTGCCAGTATCGTCTTGGCGGGTTAACGGCAACTTCGCCTGCGCAAACATATCGCCAGCATCCATCTTCTTAACCATTTCGATAATGGTGACGCCGGTTTCAGCATCCCCGTTGATAATGCTGTACTGAATCGGTGCCCCACCGCGATACTTCGGCAGCAACGAACCATGGACATTCACAGCAGCAATTTTGGCTGCTTGTAAAAATTTGGTCGGCAAAAATTGCCCGTACGCCGCCGTCACAATAAGATCCGGCGCTAAGGCAATCGCCTGCGCCAGCTCAGGACTGCCGCTAAGCTTTTCTGGCTGTAAAACCGGAATGTTATGAGCGACAGCTGCTTGCTTGACCGGGCTTGCGGCCAGTTTCTGCTTACGGCCGACTTTACGATCCGGCTGCGTCATCACTGCCACCACGTCATAATGCTGGGCAATGAGGCCTTCAAGGATCGGGACGGCAAAATCAGGTGTTCCTAGAAAAATTACTGAAGTCATGTTTTCCTCCAAACGATCGATTCGATATGATGCGTGATACCCTTCGTTGACAACAACTTCAAACAAATGATAGCGGTTCGGGATCAATGGTTACCTGAAATCCTTGCCGGCTGCTTTGTTGCGTTTCTTCAAGAATATGTTGCAAGGTTTTGGCTAAGGCCGGTTCATGTTTATATTTTAAAACGATCTGATAAATATAGCGATTCTTCAAGCGTGCAATCGGTCCGGGCGTTGGTCCAAGCATGATTACCTGATCAGACAACTGTGCGCGCAGTTCTTTGGCCAAGGAAAAAATTGCCTTCGCTGCCTGCGTTTCATCTGGATGACTAACTCCAATCTTAGTTGAAAAGAAATATGGTGGATAGTTGCCTTGGTGGCGCACCGCCATCTCCTGGCGAAAGAAGCCTTCGTAATCCTGACGTTTGGCGTACTGAATGGCGTAATGATCCGGATTAAACGTCTGCACAAACACTTCGCCGGGTTTATCGGCCCGCCCAGCTCGGCCACTTACCTGAGTCAGCAATTGGAACGTCTTTTCACTGGCTCGGAAGTCCGGTAATCCCAGTGACGTATCGGCATTAATGACGCCAACCAAAGTGACATCAGGAAAGTCCAACCCTTTAGCAATCATCTGAGTGCCGAGTAAAATATCGGCTTGATGAGCGCCAAATGCATTCAAAATTCGGGCATGTCCCCCTTTTCGCCGCGTGGTATCAACATCCATACGTAAAATGCGTGCGTTTGGGAGTAACGTCTGCAATTGGGCCTCGACTTTTTGGGTGCCGGTGCCATAATAGCGAATCTTGTCCGATCCACACTGCGGACAGCGATGCGGAATTGCTTCTTCATGGCCGCAGTAGTGACATTTTAGCGTGTGCGTATCCATGTGCAACGTTAGACTGATGTCACAGTTAGGACACTTTGCAACGTAACCGCAATCGCGACACATTACAAAACTGGAGTATCCGCGCCGATTTAGCAGCAAGACGCTTTGTTCATGCCGCTCCAGACGCACCTTCAACGCATCTAACAACGGCGCCGAAAAGTCTTCTTGAGCCCCCTGCGCAAACGCTTCACGCATATCGACAATGTGCACCGGTGGCAATGGCTGATCGTTAATCCGCTGCGGCAAACGTAAAAGCGTGTATACGCCTTTTTCCGCCCGCGCACGGGATTCCAACGATGGCGTGGCCGATCCTAATACAACCGGCGCGTGATGAATCTGTGCGCGCTTCAGTAAGACATCGCGAGCATGGTAACGCGGTACCGAATCCTGCTTATAGCTGGTTTCGTGTTCCTCGTCCATGATGAACACGCCGATATGCCTGAGCGGTGCAAACGCAGCTGAACGCGCACCGACAACCACTTGCGCCTCGCCACGGGCAATGCGTCGCCATTCATCATATTTTTCGCCATCAGACAGGCCGGAATGCATGACGGCAACATGCATCCCGAAGCGTCCCTTAACCCGATCAACCATCTGGGGCGTCAAAGCAATTTCGGGCACCAGCATGAGCGCGGTTTGCCCCGCCGCCAGCACCTGCGCAATCACCTGTAGATAGACTTCGGTTTTACCTGATCCCGTCACCCCTTCAAGTAAGAAAGTTTTCGGCTCTTTTGCTTTCACGGCTTGATTGATCGTGTCCACAATCTTTTTTTGATCGGCCGTTAATGGTAAGGGTTGCGTTAACGGTTGATGCCGAAGTTGCGGATAAGGATCGCGGTAGGTTTCATGGGCTTCTAATTTCAACCAGCCTTTCGCCGCGGCCTGATTAATCGTTGCTTTTGTTAACTTAGTGTGATGTTCCACATCCGTCAGCAATGGTCGTTCATGTTTGGCCGCCCAGGTTCCGATCAGGTCAAGCAATTGCAATTGTTTCACGGCATTTTTGCGTGTTTGTTGCTTTTCTGCGGCAACTTGCTCAGCTGACAATTGGGGAATGAGGTAGAAAACCTGTTTAACCCGGGCGCGATCTTTTTTAACGTAAGAAATGGCCACTTTTTCAGCCTGTGCCAGTTTCATCAAAGCAACCTGATCCTCATCAGAAAGCGTGTTGAAGGCGACGCTATCCGCCTGACCAAAATAGCGGGCTTGCTCCTCAGCCGACAATGCAATCGGTTCGGCAATTTTAACCGCATCAATTTTTAACATGGTTGGTAACATGGTTTGCATGCAGGCAATCCAAAAAGAATAAGTGGTTTCTGCCAGCCATTTCGATAGCGCCAGCATTTCCTGATTCAAGACCGGCGCGGGATCTAAAACATCCAGCAGCGGCTTGAGTTCACCGGCATACTCGCTTTGATCGGAAAGTGCGACAACCATCCCGCTGACTTTCCGCGCTCCTTTTCCAAACTGAACCCAAACACGCATCCCGGGTTGAAGCGCGCCATCGAGTCGTGGTGGCACAAGATAATCAAATGGCCGGTCTGTTTGCATGGTCGGAACATCCACAATCACTTTGGCAATGGTTGCCAAGCGCTCACCCCTTTTGTTTCGGTAACATCCTTGTTAATTGCTCAATTAAAGCCACGGCGACTTTTTGCTTCGTCATTTCCGGCAGCGTCACCGGTGGCTGATCAGGCCGCAAAAAAGTGACCGTATCCGTATCGGCATTAAACCCATGGGTCGCATCGACTGGATTGGCAACGATCATGTCGGCCTTTTTTTTCGTCAGTTTGGTTTGGGCATTGGCTAACAAATCATTGGTTTCTGCGGCAAAACCGATGACTACCTGATGGGTTTTCTTTTGCCCCAATGTCGCCAGAATATCCGGATTCTGGACCAAGGTCAACGTCAAGCCGCTGTTAGCATCGACTTTTTTTATTTTGTGGTCGCTAATCGTCGGCGCGCGATAATCTGCAACCGCCGCCGCCATAATAACTGCATCGGCATCCGGAAAATCCGCCAAAATTGCATCGGCCATTGATTGGGCACTGGTCACCGGCTTCACGGTCACCCCAGGGACAACAGGCAGCTCTCTAGTGGTCACTAAAGTCACCGCTGCACCAGCACCAGCCGCGGCGTTGGCAATGGCGGTGCCCATTTTACCTGATGAGTCATTCGTTAAATAGCGCACCGGATCTAGTCGTTCTTTTGTCCCACCGGCCGAGACAATGATACGCCGGCCTTTTAACCGCGGCTCGGCAAGGTTTTCAAGAAACAGCGCAATCTGATCCGGTTCAGGCATCCGTCCGACTCCGGTATAACCCTCAGCCAATTGTCCGGTAGCAGGTGGCAGCAGACGATAGCCTTGTCTGCTAATCAGCCGCGCAATATTACGCTGCGTTTGTGGATTTTGCCACATTTGATCGTTCATAGCCGGGACCATTAATTTAGGGGCAGTCATTGCTAGCAGCGTCGTGGTAACAACGTTGTCAGCTAAACCGGCCGCTAGCTTTGCCAAGGTATTGGCGGTTGCCGGCACAACGACCCCCAAATCCGCCCAGTGTGCTAAAGCAACATGCGCCACGTGTTCCGGATGATCAAACTCATGTCCGTCCGTCAACACAGCATGTTTACTAACAATGGCCAACGTTTCAGGAGTCACGAACTTCTGCGCACTGGCCGTCATCGCAACTCGGACGTCATACCCGGCTTTGACTAACGCGCGCACCAACAGTGGTATTTTATATGCCGCAATCCCGCCAGTAACAAACAAGGCAATATGTTGCTTTTTCATGAGGCACCCCTCTTACATTTCGTAGTAGCTTTATTATAGCAAACGTGAGCCAAGTTTCCGGTCATGGCGATTAAACCAACTCGGCAAACGCATATCCATTAATGGTCCCAAAAATATTGCCATAAAAAAAGAGCAACCGGTTGTTCTGCTTACCGTTGCCCCTTACTTCAATGGTTTGTCTTTTAATCCTTAATCTTTGTGATCGAGTTTTTCGGCATCCCGTTCAAGCATCTTTGATTTTGGATCAATAATCACGTCGCCAGCAGCAATTTCTTCAAGCGCTTTGCCGACACTCTTATCTGATTTATAATCGGATAACATTTTCAAATCGCCCGCTTCAAGTTCATGTGCACGCTTGGCTGCCAAAACAGCAAGTGAATAACGTGAGGGCACCTTTTCCAATAACTTGTCAATTGAAGGATAAATAATCATGTGATGAGACTCCTTTTTTCATAATCGCCAATTTGCCAAGTCGCAAGTTGGCGCTCTATTATCTAGCTAAATCGGCACTCGCCAACATACCTTTGTAGCGGTCAATGACACGCGGAACACGTAAATGTTCACTTTCGATGATGCGCTCAATCCGCTTGACGGCCAAATCCACTTTGTCGTTAACCACGGCATAATCATAATTTTCCATCATGGTAATTTCGGAAGCCGCCTTGCGAATGCGCTTATCGATGGTCTCGTCGTCATCCGTACCGCGACCTTTCAATCGATGGCGTAATTCACTTAAATCCGGTGGCGTCAGGAAGATAAACACCCCATTGGGACACTTCTTGCGCACCTGCATTGCACCATTGACTTCGATCTCAAGTAACACATCACGCCCGGACTCAAGCGTTTCATTAACGTATTTCAGTGGCGTACCGTAGTAGTTGTCGACATACTTCGCATACTCAAGCATACCACCTGTCGCGATTTCGTGCTCAAACTGTGCTTTGGTTCTGAAGTAATAATCAACGCCATCAACCTCGCCAGGACGCATTTGGCGCGTCGTCATTGAAATAGAATATTGAAAATCCCGGTAGTTGCCTTCAAGCATGGCTTGTCGGACCGTTCCTTTGCCTACGCCGCTGGGACCAGACAAAACAATCAGCATTCCCCGTTCGTGCATGTGTGAACCTCTTTCGTTAAGTATTACTAAACATTTTGCACTTTTTCACCGCCGATTTCAACTGCTTCAAGACCGCGGTAATGAAAACGTCATATGGCGTAAGGTCATCTCGGCATCTTTTTTCCCCAAGGCCATCATTTCGGCAATCGCTGCGGGACGAAAGTTGAAGAGACGAGGCAGTGGCTGACTAGGTTTCAGATAAACATCGCCGTGATCAGACCCGATCCGGCCAATCCCCGTGCCACTGATGGCCACAACAAAATCAGCGCCAATATCTCTTGCAATGTCAACGGGCAGATCATTAACCACGCCACCATCAACAAAACTGGTGCCATGCCGGTCAATCGGTGTAAAAATCCCCGGCATTGCGCTGGAGGCTAACAACCACTCTCTGGCATCAGCAACCGAAAGTCCATCTATGCGCGTCACATGGGCACGTAAGTCGGGTAAGCGCGTGGTGACGGCTAAAACCGCCCGTTGATCGCGTTTTGGCGACCGCAACATCTGCTCAAGTAATGGGACAAAGTTACGTCTGGCAAAGATCGGTCCCCGCGTCTTTAAGCTGGTCAAAGACTGCCACCAATGCGCCAGTTGTTGCGGCGCCATGTGAACCGTAGCAGCAGCGTTAATGGCACCGATTGAAGAACCGATGACAAACGCAGGCACCAGTCGCGGACCCAGCACGCTCCAGACACCGGCTTGATAAGCACCATGCGCCGCCCCGCCACCAAAAACAACTGCCAATACCAACTTTGCCACCTCCAATTCTGTCACGAGCTTGCCGTTGTTACAGGTCGAATAAATTTCAAAAAGTAGTTGCAAGTTTGAACACATGTTCGTATAATGAAGTTACAAACAAACGTTCGGAGGCGCGATCATGGAAAATAAATCGTCAGCACTGCAAAATGTGACCCATCACCTTGTAGCTTCATACCGGGAATTATTCGATCTGGCAGCACCCACGATGCAAATGCCCGCCCATCAAGTGGATCTTTTCATTGATCAGGCGATGCAACGACATTACCAAATTGCACTGTATTTTAACCATGAAACCGCGCCATTTGTGGGCCACATTGTCCGACCACTTGGTGAAAAACGCTTCCTGGTTAAAGGATACCACAGCAACATTTTCCGCATCATGACCAGCACCAGTGTCAATTATATTAAACGATTCAAATAGCTTTTTCTGAATACGGCTCCTGTGACCAAGCAAAAAGCGATTCAAGTAAGACCGATGTCTCCTTGAATCGCTTTTTGTTATGCCGGAAAAAATCTACGAACATTGAATTTTTGGCGCATTCAATACCGTCACCAGTTCACCTGACTACGATGACACTTTGCCATGTTTAAACTCATCGGCCATTCTTAATAGTTCTTCGGCATGTTCAATCGTCAGCTTAGTGATTTTTTCGCCGGCCAGCATCCGCGCAATTTCCTCTACCCGCGCTTTATGGGTTAGTTTATTGACTTGGGTCGTTGTCCGACCGTCATGAACCGCCTTGCTGATGACATACTCATGATCGGCCATGGCAGCCACTTGCGGCAGGTGCGTAATACACAACACCTGCGACCTTTTGGCGATTAAGCTAATTTTATTGGCAATCGCTTGCGCAACCCGTCCGGAAACGCCGGTATCAACCTCATCGAAAATGATCGCCGTGACCCCTTCCGAGCGCGCAAAAATGGTTTTCATCGCAAGCATCAGCCGCGATAATTCCCCACCTGACGCAATTTTGGCTAACGGCTTGGCTTCTTCACCCGGATTAGTCTGAATATAAAAGACCGCTTCGTCTAACCCGTCTGCCCGAAAATCTTTGGCCTTAGTAAAATGAACCGAAAAAACCGTTTTATCCATGTACAGTGACGCCAGCTGCTCGTGGATCGCTTTGGTCAGTTGTTTGGCAGCAGCGTGCCGGCGTTTTGAAAGTGCCGCACCGAGTTTCTGAAGCTGGGCTTGAGATTCTTTTAGGTTGCTGTCTAGATCTTCAACCGATGTTTCGGCTTGTTCCATCTGATTCAATTCCGCCGCTGCCCGTTTGCCATAAGCGATCACTTCATCAAGGGTTTCGCCGTATTTGCGTTTGAGCTGATTAAATAAGTCGAGCCGTTTTTCGACTTCATCTAGGCGGCCTTCGTCAAATTCCTGATCATCGAGTTCTTTCGATAAATCATTTTGGACATCTTGCAAACTATAATACGCACTCTGCAAGTTGTCGGCAATTGCCGCAAAATCCGGATCCAAATCGGCAATGCTTTGCATACTCGACATTGCTTGACCAATTTGATCAAGTGCATTGACTTCCTCATCACTCAACAAGGCATAGCTTTCTTGCAAAGCAGCATTGATTCTTTGAAAGTTTGCCAACCGATCGCGTTCGGTACTTAAATCAGTATCTTCATGCGGTTGCAGATCGGCGCTTTGAATTTCGCTCACCTGGAATTTCAACATATCCAGTCGTTGCGCCCATTCCTGTTCATTTGCCTGTTTTTGCTTCACTGCTTGTAAGGTACGCTGATAATTTTGATAAACTTCTGCATATTGGTGGCGAATTTTCAGCAGATCATCACCGGCAAAGGCATCCAATAAACCTAGATGCGTTTCCGAATGCATCAGCTGCTGATGTTCATTCTGGCCGTGAATATCCACCAACGTTTCGCCAATCGCTTTCAAGGTGGCGGTGTTGACCAGATGACCGTTAACGCGACAAACGTTCCGGCCGCTGCGGAATAATTCGCGCTGTAACAAGACGGTGTCGTTTTGGTCCGGATCCATCACCCCGAAAGCCTGGAGTTTGGCTTCCGTCAATGGATTTGCCTGCGCGTCAAACAAACCTTCCAAGCTTGCCTTGGATGCCCCGGTTCGGATGAAATCAACCGATCCGCGCCCACCAGCCAACAAACCCACCGCATCAATAATAATTGACTTGCCGGCCCCGGTCTCACCAGTGAGCGCCGTCATCCCTGACTGAAAGCTCAACGCCAAGTTATCAATGATGGCAAAATCATGAATTGCTAACTCCTGTAACATCTTTTCACCCCACCATGGCCTCAAGTTCCGCCAATACATCGGTTGCATACTGTGCCGAGCGACAAATAATGAGAATGGATGCATCCCCGCTAATCGTCGCAAAAATTCGCCGGTCGTCCAATTGTTCGATCAGCGTCTCAACCGCGGCTGCCGTCCCTGGCAAAAGCGCCAAATGGACAAAATTATCCATTGCTTCGCCCCACTTCATCGCGGTAACCAATGTCCGCCGCAGTTTATCCGTAGCGGGCAGCTGCTTTTCCGCGGGCATACTGTAGCGATAATGTCCTTCACCTGCCGGAATCTTAACCAATTGCATTTCTTTAATATCCCGGGAAATCGTCGCCTGAGTGACCGGAATTTTCATCTCGGTCAAACGGGCCACCAAATCTTCCTGCCGTTCTATCGGCTCACTTTGAATTAAGCGTTGAATTGTCGCTTGTCGTTCGCGCTTTCGCATGTGCTCACCTCTGTCATGAATGCATTTTTAACGTGAAAAAATGCTTTACCCATAGCATAGCGCAGACGCACTAGGCTTACCAAATTTTTGCATAAATATTCAATTAAGGGCGTTTTAATGCAGCATAAGCATCACTAAGGGTTCGCTCGATATCAACAGTTGGTGCGATTTCTCCAGGGGTTTGGTCAGCATTTTGCAAATGAATTAAAAATTCAATATTGCCTTCGCCGCCTTTGATTGGACTGTACGCCAACCCTAAAACGTTATAGCCGGTGGCACTGGCAAAGTTGACGATCATCTTCAACACATCCCGATGAACCTGAGGATCGCGGACAATGCCATGCTTCCCAACATGCGCAGGCCCGGCTTCAAATTGCGGCTTAATGAGTGCCACCGCGTGACCGTGCGGCATTAAGATGGCTTTTAGCGGCGGCAAAATGAGTTTCAACGAAATAAAACTAACATCGGTCATGGCAAATTCCACGGGGCCATCGGTAAAATCTTCAGGCTTGCTATAACGAAAATTCACCCGTTCCATCACTTTCACGCGCGGATCCTCACGAAGCTTCCAAGCCAGTTGATTATAGCCGACATCCAAGGCATAGCTCATCTTGGCACCATTTTGTAAAGCAACATCGGTAAAGCCGCCAGTTGATGCGCCAATGTCAAGTACGGTTTTACCCGTCAAATCAAGCGCAAATACTTTCAGTGCTTTAGCCAGTTTAAGCCCACCACGACTTACATACGGCATTTTTTTGCCTTTCACATGCAAAATGGCATCGCCGGGGATTTTGACCCCCGGCTTATCCAAACGTTGATTGTTCTGATCATAGACTTCGCCAGCCATCACCGAACGCTTGGCCTGTTCGCGTGACTCAAATAAGCCTTGCTCCACAAGCAGTACATCGACCCGTTCTTTTTTTACTTTTGTCATGCTTGTAACACCGCCAAAATCGATTTTAAGTCGGCTGCATCAACGGTCAGGCTGTTTAACGCAGCAGTGGCTTGCTGAAACTGGGTCGCCAATGCTTGTTTGGCACCGGCTAATCCCAGCAGTTCGGGAAATGTATTTTTGTGTTCGGCCACATCCTTATCGGCGGTTTTACCTAATTCCGCGGTGGTTTTAGTCACATCATTGATATCATCTTTGATTTGAAAACCCAGACCAAAAGCAGCCGCAAAATCGGCTAAGGCAACTTGATCGGCTTCGGGAATCGCGACAAACAAACTACCCATTGCCACACCGGCCTGGATCAGCGCGCCGGTTTTAGCCTGATGCATCTGTTTGAGAGTTGCTAGGTCATATTGCGTTTGCTCGCCATCCATATCAAGTACCTGGCCTGCAACCATTCCTGAACTGCCGGCCGCTTCTGCCAGGATTTGAACAAGTGCAGCGCCTTTTTCCGGATAGTGCTGGCTTAAGATAGCAAATGCGTCAGTTAACAACGCATCCCCAGCCAAAATCGCGAGCGCTTCGCCAAATTGCTTGTGATTCGTGGGCTGACCGCGGCGAAGATCATCATTATCCATGGCCGGTAAATCATCGTGAATCAATGAATAGGTGTGCACAAATTCAAGTGCGGTTGCAGCGGGTAATGCTTCGGCAACCACGCCATCATACATAGCAACGATGCTCAATAACAGCAACGGCCGCAACCGCTTGCCGCCTGCATCAACCGAATAAGCCATCGCCGCACGCAAATGAGGATTGGCCACAGTTGCCAGTTGTTCGTCTAAAGCATGATTAATTGCTGTTTGCCAGTCGGTTAGCGTTGGACTCATTGTTGGCCTTCTTTGGGCTGAAATGGTTGGGTGGTACCATCATCGCTCACCATTTCCGTCACCGTCTTTTCTGCTGATTTCAGCGTTTTTTCGAGTTCCTGACTCAATTTGACCCCGACTTTAAATTGATCTAGGGCTTTTTCAAGCGGTACATCGCCTTGTTCTAATTGATTCACAATGCCTTCAAGTTGTGCGAGTTTTTCTTCAAAC harbors:
- a CDS encoding TlyA family RNA methyltransferase, yielding MTKVKKERVDVLLVEQGLFESREQAKRSVMAGEVYDQNNQRLDKPGVKIPGDAILHVKGKKMPYVSRGGLKLAKALKVFALDLTGKTVLDIGASTGGFTDVALQNGAKMSYALDVGYNQLAWKLREDPRVKVMERVNFRYSKPEDFTDGPVEFAMTDVSFISLKLILPPLKAILMPHGHAVALIKPQFEAGPAHVGKHGIVRDPQVHRDVLKMIVNFASATGYNVLGLAYSPIKGGEGNIEFLIHLQNADQTPGEIAPTVDIERTLSDAYAALKRP
- a CDS encoding polyprenyl synthetase family protein: MSPTLTDWQTAINHALDEQLATVANPHLRAAMAYSVDAGGKRLRPLLLLSIVAMYDGVVAEALPAATALEFVHTYSLIHDDLPAMDNDDLRRGQPTNHKQFGEALAILAGDALLTDAFAILSQHYPEKGAALVQILAEAAGSSGMVAGQVLDMDGEQTQYDLATLKQMHQAKTGALIQAGVAMGSLFVAIPEADQVALADFAAAFGLGFQIKDDINDVTKTTAELGKTADKDVAEHKNTFPELLGLAGAKQALATQFQQATAALNSLTVDAADLKSILAVLQA
- a CDS encoding exodeoxyribonuclease VII small subunit, coding for MAEPTFEEKLAQLEGIVNQLEQGDVPLEKALDQFKVGVKLSQELEKTLKSAEKTVTEMVSDDGTTQPFQPKEGQQ